In one window of Desulfomicrobium macestii DNA:
- a CDS encoding DedA family protein: MNTITQYGPLAIALGAFVEGETAVLLGGAGLALGLFDFWTVVGAAFAGSMAGDQFFFWLGRLKGSAYLAGHPRFGTRAARVGGLLLRHRLPLLGTYRFIYGMRGVIPFAFGVSDLCWRFFLAANLFTATLWSALITLLGLHAGKFLTDPSVVARLPLLGAVAALLFGLGMLVRGHFKARP; this comes from the coding sequence ATGAACACCATTACTCAATATGGCCCCCTGGCCATCGCACTGGGCGCTTTTGTGGAGGGGGAAACGGCGGTGCTTCTGGGCGGCGCGGGGCTGGCCCTGGGGCTGTTCGATTTCTGGACCGTGGTGGGGGCGGCCTTTGCGGGCAGCATGGCGGGAGATCAGTTCTTCTTCTGGCTCGGCAGGCTCAAAGGGTCCGCATACCTTGCGGGACATCCGCGCTTCGGGACCAGGGCCGCCCGCGTCGGCGGCCTGCTTCTGCGCCATCGCCTGCCGCTCCTTGGCACCTACAGGTTCATTTACGGCATGCGCGGAGTCATCCCCTTTGCTTTTGGCGTCTCGGATCTGTGCTGGCGCTTCTTTCTCGCCGCCAACCTTTTCACGGCAACACTATGGTCTGCGCTCATCACCCTGCTCGGACTGCATGCCGGAAAATTCCTGACCGATCCGTCCGTCGTTGCAAGATTGCCGCTACTCGGCGCGGTCGCGGCCCTGCTTTTCGGGCTGGGGATGCTGGTGCGCGGTCACTTCAAGGCCCGGCCCTGA
- a CDS encoding phosphatidylserine decarboxylase: protein MTHQYIARDLGSIRNEELFCDRVIDYLYSRVREKAPALFDAVTSARSSSLLGFVNYDLPLGARISGASALIKRLGIDISECVEPPAHYNTARRIFERRIRYETVRPMTDDHAAVVSPADSRMFTGSLNEESVLFIKDKFFSFEEFLGRPSWNQVFAGGDFAIFRLTPDKYHYNHVPVSGVVRDFYEIEGAFHSCNPTAVISEVTPFSRNRRAVTIIDTDVPGGSGCGQVAMVEVAALMIGQIVQAYASSGYAPHEPVRPGLFLRMGQPKSLYRPGSSLDVLIFEPGRVEFSPDLVANQFRGDVGSRFSSWLGRPWVETDVRVRESIGRVLNQNT from the coding sequence ATGACGCATCAGTATATAGCCAGAGATTTGGGAAGCATCCGGAACGAGGAACTGTTCTGCGACCGGGTCATTGATTATCTTTATTCCCGCGTGCGGGAGAAGGCTCCGGCCCTGTTCGACGCCGTGACTTCGGCGCGATCCTCCAGTCTTTTGGGTTTCGTCAATTACGACCTGCCCCTGGGCGCGCGCATCTCGGGTGCAAGCGCGCTCATCAAACGCCTTGGCATCGACATCTCCGAGTGCGTTGAACCCCCGGCCCACTACAACACGGCTCGACGCATCTTCGAACGCCGCATCCGCTACGAAACCGTCCGGCCCATGACGGACGATCACGCCGCCGTGGTCTCCCCGGCGGATTCGCGCATGTTCACCGGTTCCCTGAACGAAGAGAGCGTACTCTTCATCAAGGACAAGTTTTTTTCCTTCGAGGAATTTCTGGGCCGCCCGAGCTGGAATCAGGTCTTCGCGGGCGGCGATTTCGCCATATTCCGCCTGACCCCGGACAAGTACCACTACAATCACGTTCCGGTCAGCGGGGTGGTGCGCGACTTTTACGAAATCGAGGGTGCGTTTCATTCCTGCAATCCGACCGCCGTCATCAGCGAGGTCACTCCCTTTTCCCGCAATCGCAGGGCGGTCACGATCATCGACACGGACGTCCCGGGCGGCAGCGGCTGCGGCCAGGTGGCCATGGTCGAGGTGGCGGCGCTCATGATCGGGCAGATCGTGCAGGCCTATGCTTCCTCGGGATACGCCCCCCACGAGCCGGTGCGCCCCGGTCTTTTTTTGCGCATGGGACAGCCCAAGAGCCTTTACCGGCCGGGCAGTTCCCTGGATGTGCTCATTTTCGAGCCGGGCCGAGTCGAATTCAGCCCCGACCTGGTCGCCAATCAGTTTCGGGGGGACGTGGGCAGCCGTTTTTCAAGCTGGCTGGGACGGCCCTGGGTGGAAACGGACGTGCGCGTGCGCGAAAGCATCGGCCGCGTCCTCAACCAAAACACATGA
- a CDS encoding prolipoprotein diacylglyceryl transferase family protein: protein MEYLLIACFGAALFAFIFLSGRVLPSERWQMMASVPLFKNPDGMWQALNLTWYGVLSALAYTLATAVAVVLLGSVGMGILGLVLMVAGMLGLCIPAAKIVARLVEGKPNTLSVGGAAFVGIVVAPFVASGVVRLTGSGAVLPALAALAIAYAVGEGVGRLACLSFGCCYGRPVDTLAEPWKGIFSRWNVVFHGGTKKAAYAHDLCGRRLVPVQLMTAYLYCAAACLGMIFFAAGSFSMAMIVPLVVTQVWRVLSEFFRADYRGRRKISAYQIMAGVGVFYGLVPALLLTAYGAAVNFGQGLAALWNVPVLLLLQGVFLVVFLYTGRSSVTGSKIRFFVKEGEI from the coding sequence ATGGAGTATTTGCTGATCGCCTGCTTCGGGGCCGCGCTTTTCGCCTTCATCTTCCTGAGCGGGCGCGTCCTGCCGAGCGAACGCTGGCAGATGATGGCCAGCGTGCCCCTGTTCAAGAATCCCGACGGCATGTGGCAGGCCCTCAACCTGACCTGGTACGGGGTGCTCAGCGCCCTGGCCTACACGCTGGCCACGGCCGTCGCCGTCGTGTTGCTGGGTTCGGTTGGCATGGGCATCCTTGGCCTTGTGCTCATGGTCGCAGGCATGCTCGGGCTGTGCATACCGGCGGCGAAGATCGTCGCCCGCCTCGTCGAAGGCAAGCCCAACACCCTGAGCGTGGGCGGGGCCGCCTTCGTGGGCATTGTCGTGGCTCCTTTCGTGGCCTCGGGCGTGGTCCGGCTGACCGGAAGCGGGGCGGTGCTGCCTGCGCTCGCGGCCCTGGCCATCGCCTATGCCGTGGGCGAGGGCGTGGGACGCCTGGCCTGCCTGAGCTTCGGCTGCTGTTACGGGCGTCCCGTCGACACCCTGGCCGAGCCCTGGAAGGGGATTTTCAGCCGCTGGAACGTCGTTTTTCACGGCGGAACCAAGAAAGCGGCCTACGCCCATGATCTCTGCGGGCGCAGGCTGGTGCCCGTGCAGCTCATGACCGCCTATCTTTACTGCGCCGCCGCCTGTCTGGGGATGATCTTCTTCGCGGCCGGGAGCTTTTCGATGGCCATGATCGTGCCTCTGGTCGTGACCCAGGTCTGGCGCGTGCTGTCCGAGTTCTTTCGCGCCGATTATCGGGGCAGGCGAAAGATCTCCGCGTACCAGATCATGGCCGGGGTGGGCGTTTTCTACGGACTTGTGCCGGCCCTTTTGCTGACCGCGTACGGCGCCGCCGTGAATTTCGGGCAAGGCCTCGCCGCCCTTTGGAACGTGCCGGTGCTGCTCCTTCTGCAGGGAGTCTTTCTGGTCGTGTTTCTCTACACGGGGCGCAGCTCCGTCACGGGTTCGAAGATCCGATTTTTTGTCAAGGAAGGGGAGATATAA
- a CDS encoding Lrp/AsnC family transcriptional regulator: MNEKEITLDHTDRRIIAALQENGRESYKNIAQRLGVSDGTVRLRTERLLKSGYLRISASVNPMFFEDGLTATVGVSLEGRANAQIMRAIANLDGVQSVSNVSGRFDLLVEIHVASRSDLRRFLVDDLSALGGIQNTETFLYLETINKWVQQRREDII, translated from the coding sequence GTGAACGAAAAAGAAATTACCCTGGACCACACGGACCGCCGGATCATCGCGGCCCTGCAGGAAAACGGGCGCGAATCCTACAAGAACATTGCCCAGCGGCTGGGCGTATCCGACGGCACGGTGCGGCTGCGCACGGAACGGCTGCTCAAAAGCGGCTATCTGCGCATCTCTGCGTCGGTGAATCCCATGTTTTTCGAGGACGGCCTGACCGCCACCGTGGGAGTCAGCCTTGAGGGGCGGGCCAATGCCCAGATCATGCGCGCCATCGCAAACCTCGACGGCGTGCAGTCCGTGTCCAACGTCTCGGGCCGCTTCGACCTTCTGGTCGAGATCCACGTTGCATCACGCAGCGATCTGCGCCGTTTTCTGGTCGACGACCTGTCGGCCCTTGGCGGCATCCAGAACACCGAGACCTTCCTTTATCTGGAAACCATCAACAAATGGGTGCAGCAGCGCCGGGAAGACATCATATGA
- a CDS encoding glycine C-acetyltransferase, whose translation MKRILEDLARRTEELREGGLFKAERVITSPQGARITVADDRAVLNFCANNYLGLAGDKRLVAAAHEALDRYGYGLSSVRFICGTQDVHKELEERLSEFLGTDDTILYSSCFDANGGLFETLLGPEDAVISDALNHASIIDGVRLCKAKRFRYASNDMADLETQLKDAADCRYKLIVTDGVFSMDGHIADLKAICDLADRHDALVMVDDSHAVGFMGENGRGTHEHCGVMGRVDIITGTLGKALGGASGGYTSGRKEIVEWLRQRSRPYLFSNTLAPVIAATSLAVLDLIRDEPGLRVKLEENSRYFRQAMTEAGFTLAPGEHPIIPVMLGDAVLAQRMASRMLEEGIYVVGFSFPVVPQGKARIRTQMSAAHTREQLEMAVAAFVKVGKELGVI comes from the coding sequence ATGAAACGGATACTGGAAGATCTGGCGCGGCGGACGGAGGAATTGCGGGAAGGTGGGCTTTTCAAGGCCGAAAGGGTCATCACCTCGCCCCAGGGCGCGCGCATCACCGTGGCGGATGACCGCGCGGTGCTCAATTTCTGCGCCAACAACTATCTTGGCCTGGCCGGTGACAAGCGTCTGGTCGCGGCCGCGCACGAGGCCCTGGACCGCTACGGTTACGGCCTGTCCTCCGTGCGTTTCATCTGCGGCACCCAGGACGTGCACAAGGAGCTCGAAGAGCGCCTGTCCGAATTTCTGGGCACCGACGACACCATTCTTTACAGCTCCTGCTTCGACGCCAACGGCGGCCTCTTCGAGACCCTGCTCGGACCCGAGGACGCCGTCATCAGCGACGCCCTGAACCATGCCTCCATCATCGACGGGGTGCGGCTGTGCAAGGCCAAAAGGTTCCGGTACGCCAGCAACGACATGGCCGATCTGGAAACTCAGCTCAAGGACGCGGCGGATTGCCGCTATAAGCTCATCGTCACCGACGGGGTCTTCTCCATGGACGGCCACATCGCCGACCTGAAGGCCATCTGCGACCTGGCCGACAGGCATGACGCCCTGGTCATGGTCGATGACTCCCACGCCGTGGGCTTCATGGGCGAAAACGGGCGGGGCACGCACGAACACTGCGGGGTCATGGGTCGGGTGGACATCATCACCGGCACCCTGGGCAAGGCGTTGGGCGGAGCTTCCGGCGGCTACACCTCGGGTCGCAAGGAGATCGTCGAGTGGCTGCGGCAGCGTTCCAGACCATACCTCTTTTCCAACACCCTGGCACCGGTCATTGCCGCCACATCGCTGGCCGTGCTGGACCTGATCCGTGACGAGCCCGGATTGCGCGTCAAACTGGAGGAGAACAGCCGCTACTTCCGGCAGGCCATGACCGAGGCCGGGTTTACTCTGGCTCCGGGCGAGCATCCCATCATCCCCGTCATGCTCGGCGATGCGGTGCTGGCCCAGCGCATGGCGTCGCGGATGCTCGAAGAGGGCATCTACGTGGTCGGATTCAGCTTTCCGGTGGTGCCGCAGGGGAAAGCCAGGATACGCACCCAGATGAGCGCGGCGCATACGCGGGAACAGCTGGAGATGGCCGTGGCGGCGTTTGTGAAGGTCGGGAAGGAACTGGGAGTGATTTGA